The following are encoded in a window of Brockia lithotrophica genomic DNA:
- a CDS encoding amidohydrolase, producing MYGYLYVRDTRIAAVGPGDPPPELRAEAERVLFLGGRLVLPGLVNTHTHTPMSLLRGIGEGRPLTAWLEEEMWPREARFTDASVYWGTRLAQLEMIQSGVTTFNDMYDRMHLVLEAVGESGLRAVLGRGVIGLAPKDVQDAKLREAVEFARAAHGAYGGRVTAMIAPHAPYTVPEPLLVRMVEAAEELDLPVHIHVSETKEEVERCRERTGMRPVEYLDALGVFRRPTLAVHAVHLSEAEKDLLAARGVRVSHNPVSNLKLGSGVADVPGLLARGVIVGLGTDGAASNNRQDVFHELTTAALLHKGIRHEAEVLPPPEAFALATRMGARALFLEDVGALRPGWKADLIVLDAANARYVPRTDLLAHVVYNALPADVTHVMVDGRFLMEEREVLTLDAERILYEAEREAQRLR from the coding sequence ATCTACGGTTACCTCTACGTTCGAGACACGCGCATCGCGGCTGTCGGTCCTGGAGATCCGCCCCCGGAACTCCGCGCCGAGGCCGAACGCGTGCTCTTCCTCGGCGGCCGACTCGTGCTCCCCGGGCTCGTGAATACGCACACCCACACGCCTATGTCCCTCCTCCGGGGAATCGGGGAAGGGCGTCCGCTTACGGCGTGGCTCGAAGAGGAGATGTGGCCGCGCGAGGCGCGCTTCACGGACGCGAGCGTGTATTGGGGGACGCGGCTAGCCCAACTCGAAATGATCCAAAGCGGTGTGACGACGTTCAACGACATGTACGACCGCATGCACCTCGTCCTGGAGGCCGTAGGCGAAAGCGGACTGCGTGCGGTGCTCGGCCGCGGCGTCATCGGCCTTGCGCCGAAGGACGTGCAGGACGCCAAACTCCGCGAGGCCGTAGAGTTTGCCCGCGCGGCGCACGGCGCCTACGGCGGGAGGGTGACGGCGATGATCGCCCCGCACGCGCCGTACACGGTTCCCGAGCCCCTCCTCGTACGCATGGTGGAGGCCGCCGAGGAACTCGACCTCCCCGTGCACATCCACGTCTCCGAAACGAAGGAAGAAGTGGAGCGGTGCCGGGAACGTACGGGCATGCGGCCCGTGGAGTACCTCGACGCGCTGGGGGTCTTCCGCCGGCCCACCCTCGCCGTGCACGCCGTGCACTTGAGCGAGGCGGAAAAGGACCTCCTCGCCGCCCGCGGCGTCCGCGTCTCCCACAACCCCGTGTCCAACCTCAAGCTCGGCTCCGGCGTCGCCGACGTCCCGGGGCTCCTCGCCCGCGGCGTGATCGTAGGCCTCGGGACGGACGGCGCGGCGAGCAACAACCGCCAGGACGTCTTCCACGAGCTCACCACCGCGGCCCTCCTTCACAAGGGGATCCGGCACGAAGCGGAGGTCCTCCCGCCGCCGGAAGCCTTTGCCCTCGCCACGCGCATGGGGGCGCGGGCGCTCTTCCTCGAGGACGTCGGCGCGCTCCGCCCGGGATGGAAGGCCGACCTCATCGTCCTCGACGCGGCAAACGCGCGCTACGTTCCGCGGACGGACCTTTTGGCCCACGTCGTGTACAACGCCCTACCCGCGGACGTCACCCACGTGATGGTCGACGGGCGCTTTCTCATGGAAGAGCGCGAGGTCCTCACCCTCGACGCCGAACGCATCCTCTACGAAGCGGAGCGCGAGGCACAGCGTCTTCGCTGA
- a CDS encoding pyridoxal phosphate-dependent aminotransferase — translation MPTPPLAGRVRALAPSATLALTALARELKERGEPVVSFGAGEPDVNTPEPVIEAACRALREGKTKYTPSGGIRPLREAVAEYLHTRFGLAYAPEDVHISVGAKHALFNAFLAVLEPEEEVVLFSPYWVSYPEMVRLAGGKPVVVPTSPERGFLPEREAFTAALTPRTRAVLLNTPNNPTGAVYPETVLRQLGEVLAGRDVWVIADEIYAELVYEGAHVPFPRAVPELADRTLLIGGFSKSFAMTGWRLGFAAGPRELVRALDNLASQSVSCPTSFVQYAGVAALREALGEVERLRQLFASRRAKMLAALAEVPGVRFAPPGGAFYVFLDVSPLLEAGGFSDADALARALLEEEKVVVVPGTSFGAPEFVRLSYAMGEEEMLEGIARLAAFARRRVMSA, via the coding sequence ATGCCCACTCCACCTCTCGCCGGCCGCGTCCGCGCTCTCGCCCCTTCCGCCACCCTCGCCCTTACCGCCTTGGCCCGCGAGCTCAAGGAGCGAGGGGAGCCCGTGGTGAGCTTCGGGGCGGGCGAACCGGACGTGAACACCCCAGAGCCCGTGATTGAAGCCGCCTGCCGAGCGCTGCGCGAAGGGAAGACGAAGTACACCCCCTCAGGCGGAATCCGCCCTTTGCGCGAGGCGGTGGCGGAATACCTGCACACCCGCTTCGGGCTCGCGTACGCACCCGAAGACGTCCACATTTCCGTAGGGGCAAAGCACGCGCTCTTCAACGCCTTCCTCGCGGTGCTCGAACCCGAGGAGGAGGTCGTGCTCTTCTCGCCGTACTGGGTGAGCTACCCCGAGATGGTGCGCCTCGCTGGGGGCAAACCGGTCGTCGTTCCCACGTCACCGGAGCGCGGATTCCTTCCGGAACGGGAGGCGTTCACCGCCGCCCTCACCCCGCGAACGCGCGCCGTCCTTCTCAATACGCCCAACAACCCCACGGGAGCCGTGTACCCCGAAACCGTCCTTCGGCAGCTCGGGGAAGTCCTCGCGGGACGCGACGTTTGGGTAATCGCCGACGAAATCTACGCGGAGCTCGTCTACGAGGGCGCCCACGTTCCCTTTCCGCGGGCGGTTCCCGAACTTGCCGACCGGACGCTTCTCATCGGAGGGTTTTCCAAGAGCTTTGCCATGACGGGGTGGCGGCTCGGCTTTGCCGCAGGTCCGCGGGAGCTCGTCCGAGCGCTGGACAACCTCGCGAGCCAAAGCGTTTCCTGTCCCACGTCTTTCGTACAGTACGCGGGCGTGGCCGCCCTGCGGGAAGCTTTGGGAGAGGTGGAGCGCCTTCGCCAACTCTTCGCCTCTCGGCGCGCGAAGATGCTCGCCGCTCTCGCCGAGGTCCCTGGGGTCCGCTTCGCTCCCCCGGGAGGCGCGTTTTACGTCTTCCTCGACGTGTCCCCGCTCCTCGAGGCGGGCGGGTTTTCCGATGCCGACGCCTTGGCCCGCGCCCTCTTGGAAGAAGAAAAGGTCGTCGTCGTTCCGGGGACGAGTTTTGGTGCCCCCGAATTCGTTCGGCTTTCCTACGCCATGGGCGAGGAAGAGATGCTCGAGGGGATCGCGCGCCTCGCGGCCTTTGCCCGCCGCAGGGTGATGTCGGCGTAA
- a CDS encoding type II secretion system protein translates to MREKVQKLYRRLRKDSGGFTLIELLIVIAIMGFLAAMIVPRLAGIAGGASDTVCDNNQMRLRDVLAAYTESREALPDNLTSLVVHEANGNPVDPTTQYDFGKEIGTGWYIDDNNKGTGQEVLSKDFYAMTKMGLVKLSAEEASELNQLGINNVFYLSSTSM, encoded by the coding sequence ATGCGGGAAAAGGTGCAGAAGCTCTATCGGCGCCTTCGAAAGGACTCGGGCGGGTTCACGTTGATCGAACTCCTGATCGTCATCGCGATCATGGGCTTCTTGGCTGCCATGATCGTGCCGCGCCTCGCGGGGATTGCGGGCGGGGCGTCGGACACGGTCTGCGACAACAACCAGATGCGCCTCCGGGACGTCCTGGCGGCGTACACGGAAAGCCGGGAGGCGCTGCCGGACAACCTTACGAGCCTCGTCGTCCACGAGGCAAACGGCAACCCCGTCGATCCTACGACGCAGTATGACTTCGGAAAGGAAATCGGCACGGGCTGGTACATCGACGACAACAACAAGGGAACGGGGCAGGAGGTCCTCTCCAAGGACTTTTACGCCATGACCAAGATGGGGCTCGTCAAGCTCTCTGCGGAGGAGGCGAGCGAGCTCAACCAGCTCGGCATCAACAACGTCTTCTACCTCTCTTCTACCTCAATGTGA